In one Terriglobia bacterium genomic region, the following are encoded:
- a CDS encoding ATP-binding protein — MLKMIRLTLAARSAVLVFDESQHLDIACLETVRELLDLAQIGMVFMGSHELERNFLLNAVRLEQWNSRFYAGERLPGMTDQEASRAALEELGEAATPGVINKLLAHSRVPHLRQAPGRKKADTYISARRLFNMIHELKFGIEEGGAE; from the coding sequence GTGCTGAAAATGATTCGCCTCACCTTGGCGGCTCGCTCCGCGGTGCTGGTGTTCGACGAATCGCAGCATCTCGATATCGCTTGCCTGGAAACGGTGCGCGAACTGCTCGACCTGGCGCAGATCGGGATGGTCTTCATGGGCTCGCACGAGCTGGAACGCAACTTCCTGCTCAACGCCGTGCGGCTGGAGCAGTGGAACTCGCGTTTCTATGCCGGCGAGCGGCTGCCCGGCATGACCGACCAGGAAGCCTCGCGCGCCGCCCTGGAAGAGTTGGGCGAAGCCGCCACGCCCGGCGTGATCAACAAGCTGCTGGCGCACTCGCGCGTGCCTCACCTGCGCCAGGCGCCCGGACGCAAGAAGGCGGACACCTACATCTCGGCGCGGCGGCTGTTCAACATGATTCACGAGCTGAAGTTCGGAATCGAGGAAGGCGGTGCGGAGTGA